The Leptospira fletcheri genome includes a region encoding these proteins:
- the bioB gene encoding biotin synthase BioB, with the protein MQTVTQKPGAMEEKVLSEVPSLISREGALSILEGKIPLTECLDQAYRARERYFGRSVRIHILDNIKNGHCPEDCGYCAQRKNANSGVQEYPLKSEEEIFQDAVLAKENGAYRFCMVTSGTGPNQNTTEKLARTIERIHKELGLKVCLSAGLLDREKAAILKQAGLDRYNHNLNTSKSHYPEICETHTYEQRVETISNLSEAGIGMCSGVIVGMGESFQDIVDVVFEIKALRVISIPVNFFIPVAGHAVRRPQPLTPEFCLRVLIAFRLVNPDSEVRIAAGREGHLRSLQSMALFAANSLFASGYLNVKGSDALETVKLILDAGFLPEFSSGKGAEVDWESILGNDYLYSADNFPELYKFRKKP; encoded by the coding sequence ATGCAAACCGTAACCCAAAAACCCGGTGCAATGGAAGAAAAAGTACTTTCCGAAGTGCCTAGTCTGATCAGTCGCGAGGGGGCTCTCTCTATTTTAGAGGGGAAGATTCCTCTCACGGAATGTTTGGATCAGGCGTATCGTGCCAGGGAACGATATTTCGGCCGATCGGTTCGAATTCATATTTTGGATAATATTAAAAACGGCCATTGTCCGGAGGATTGCGGTTATTGCGCTCAGCGCAAAAATGCGAATTCCGGTGTGCAGGAATATCCTTTAAAATCGGAAGAGGAAATCTTCCAAGATGCGGTTCTGGCAAAAGAGAACGGAGCATACAGGTTTTGTATGGTCACCTCCGGAACGGGGCCGAATCAGAATACGACCGAAAAATTGGCTCGGACCATAGAAAGGATCCATAAGGAGCTCGGTTTAAAGGTTTGCCTTTCCGCAGGACTGTTGGATCGCGAAAAGGCCGCTATCCTGAAGCAAGCAGGATTGGACAGATACAACCACAATTTAAATACTTCCAAGTCTCATTACCCTGAAATTTGCGAAACTCATACGTACGAGCAGAGAGTGGAAACGATTTCGAATCTTTCGGAAGCCGGAATCGGAATGTGCTCCGGGGTCATCGTGGGGATGGGCGAATCTTTCCAGGACATCGTCGATGTGGTTTTCGAAATCAAGGCTCTCCGCGTGATTTCCATTCCGGTCAACTTCTTTATTCCGGTAGCAGGCCATGCCGTTCGCCGACCCCAACCGTTGACTCCCGAATTTTGCCTGAGAGTGCTGATCGCTTTCCGTTTGGTAAATCCGGACTCGGAAGTACGGATCGCAGCCGGAAGAGAGGGGCATCTCAGAAGCCTACAAAGTATGGCCTTGTTCGCTGCCAATTCGCTGTTTGCCAGCGGATATCTGAACGTAAAGGGATCCGATGCGCTGGAAACCGTCAAATTGATTTTAGACGCGGGGTTCCTTCCCGAATTCTCCTCCGGAAAAGGCGCGGAAGTGGATTGGGAAAGCATTTTAGGAAATGATTATCTTTACTCCGCGGATAATTTTCCCGAACTTTATAAATTCAGGAAAAAACCGTAG
- the bioA gene encoding adenosylmethionine--8-amino-7-oxononanoate transaminase, with product MIWHPYTSQLGADPPLKIVSAKNEFLYDETGKDYVDGISSWWVSIHGHNHPKLVQALKDQVDRLDHVLLAGFTHPPALELAHELLQFTNWKFRKVVYSDNGSTALEIMLKIAWQYFRNRGDTKRKVFIKFSSSYHGDTIGAMSVGGDSVFNRVFQSLLFSTKDFVTPACHDCPVGKNPRTCSEDCLDELEAYLSLHSDEVVGVILEPLIAGAGGMLFHKPQVLKKLRELTHRYGIFLLLDEVFTGFGRTGRKFAYETADIVPDMVALAKGLTAGILPFAVTLVHEEIYQEFLSEEPLKTLYHGHTMTGYPSGCAVALASLKIFQEENRLDDVKRLELGLEEGWSRIRAEFPEKLRNVRVLGAVGVGELETGKEKPGYVYSYAKEFKRICLENGVILRPLGNVIYVTPPYTISKESLDRIFGAIRIALSSYHVPS from the coding sequence TTGATTTGGCATCCTTATACATCCCAATTGGGCGCCGATCCTCCCTTGAAAATCGTTTCCGCCAAAAACGAATTCCTCTATGACGAAACCGGAAAGGATTATGTGGACGGAATCTCTTCCTGGTGGGTGAGCATCCACGGTCACAACCATCCTAAGTTAGTCCAGGCCTTGAAGGACCAAGTGGACCGGCTAGATCACGTGTTGCTCGCCGGGTTTACCCATCCCCCGGCATTGGAACTGGCTCACGAGTTGCTGCAATTCACGAACTGGAAATTCCGCAAAGTAGTGTACTCCGACAACGGTTCGACCGCTTTGGAAATCATGCTGAAAATCGCCTGGCAGTATTTTCGAAATCGGGGAGATACGAAACGAAAAGTTTTCATAAAATTCTCCTCCTCCTATCACGGAGATACCATCGGTGCGATGAGTGTGGGGGGAGATTCCGTTTTTAATCGTGTGTTTCAATCCCTGCTTTTTTCCACCAAAGATTTTGTTACTCCGGCCTGCCATGATTGTCCGGTCGGAAAAAATCCGAGAACCTGTTCGGAAGACTGTCTGGACGAACTGGAAGCCTATCTTTCCCTTCATTCCGACGAAGTGGTTGGAGTTATTCTCGAGCCTTTGATCGCGGGTGCGGGGGGAATGCTTTTTCACAAACCGCAGGTCTTAAAAAAGCTGAGAGAACTGACGCATCGGTACGGGATCTTCCTTCTTTTGGACGAAGTATTTACCGGTTTCGGAAGAACGGGACGCAAATTCGCGTACGAGACCGCCGATATCGTGCCGGATATGGTCGCTTTGGCGAAAGGATTGACCGCCGGAATTTTACCGTTCGCAGTTACTCTCGTTCACGAAGAGATCTATCAGGAATTTCTTTCCGAGGAACCGCTCAAGACCTTGTATCACGGACACACGATGACCGGGTATCCTTCCGGTTGTGCGGTGGCTTTGGCTTCCTTGAAAATTTTCCAAGAGGAAAATCGACTGGATGACGTGAAGCGGCTGGAACTAGGCTTAGAAGAAGGATGGTCCAGGATTCGCGCTGAGTTTCCCGAAAAGCTTAGGAACGTCCGGGTATTGGGTGCCGTGGGAGTGGGAGAGTTGGAAACCGGGAAAGAAAAACCCGGATACGTCTATTCCTATGCCAAAGAATTCAAACGAATTTGTCTGGAAAACGGAGTCATTCTTCGACCTCTTGGAAACGTAATCTATGTGACCCCTCCCTATACGATTTCTAAGGAATCTTTAGATCGAATCTTCGGGGCGATCAGAATCGCGCTTTCCTCCTATCATGTGCCTTCTTGA
- the bioD gene encoding dethiobiotin synthase produces MAVFVTATGTDVGKTLFCSLFLAKYAETLGVKYFKPIQTGEDSERVKIMNLTGLNEKYFLKNYYTFEIPASPHLSSELANVQVETEELSRHLFSIRSEKILIEGAGGLYVPLKRYYYNIDLISQSQLPVVLVASTGLGTINHTLLSIEAMKRSSIKCHGVFFIGPENPLRSDNIRTVIEASEIGLLGTFLLPDRRLARQEFLDRVEKEFDPKGILPEILFP; encoded by the coding sequence TTGGCGGTATTCGTAACGGCTACCGGGACGGATGTAGGAAAGACTCTGTTTTGTTCCCTTTTTTTGGCAAAATATGCTGAAACCCTGGGAGTAAAATATTTCAAGCCGATCCAGACGGGAGAAGATTCGGAACGCGTCAAGATCATGAATCTGACGGGCCTGAATGAGAAATATTTTTTGAAGAACTATTATACGTTCGAAATCCCGGCTTCTCCTCATTTGTCTTCGGAACTAGCGAACGTTCAAGTGGAGACAGAGGAACTATCCAGGCATCTCTTCAGCATCCGTTCGGAAAAAATTCTGATCGAAGGAGCCGGCGGGCTTTACGTTCCGCTGAAAAGGTATTATTATAATATCGATTTGATCTCACAATCCCAATTGCCGGTCGTTCTTGTGGCATCCACAGGATTAGGTACGATCAATCATACTCTTCTTTCCATAGAGGCTATGAAGCGGTCTTCCATCAAATGTCACGGTGTATTCTTTATCGGTCCCGAAAATCCGCTTCGCTCCGATAATATCCGTACCGTAATCGAAGCGAGCGAGATCGGCCTATTAGGAACGTTTTTGTTGCCGGATAGAAGGTTGGCTCGCCAGGAATTTCTGGATCGAGTTGAGAAAGAGTTCGATCCTAAGGGAATTCTACCGGAGATTCTATTCCCTTGA
- a CDS encoding aminotransferase class I/II-fold pyridoxal phosphate-dependent enzyme: MREPKIIQPPFYGELPAFFDRLEATNRIRSLEPPTGIDLCSNDYLGLSEHPVLLDSLKEGIEIYGAGSTASRLVRGHREVFEHLEREFSSWLRVPASLFFSNGYSANLGTLSCICDPSYVVFADRKNHASLMDGIRLSGAKKVYFRHLDLLHLEELLEKHSGSRNKIIVSETVFSMDGDVAPISDLLRLKEKHGALLYLDEAHAIGVFGPEGSGCALDQLSEAEIGKVDFRMSTFGKALGLEGAMVSCSEEARRYLLHCARTFVFSTGSLPAIAHAGLAAIRLARSMEEERRRILEFAGILREAIGSAGYSFGDSVTQIVPILLSDESHSLELAERFLRFGFQAKAIRPPTVDVSRIRVSVNAKLRKADLDLFIGILKGR; the protein is encoded by the coding sequence GTGCGGGAGCCGAAGATCATCCAACCCCCGTTTTACGGTGAGCTACCTGCCTTCTTTGATAGGCTGGAGGCAACGAATCGAATCCGGTCTTTGGAACCGCCGACCGGAATCGATCTTTGCTCCAACGACTACCTTGGGCTCTCCGAACATCCTGTCCTACTGGATTCCCTCAAAGAAGGGATCGAAATCTACGGCGCAGGTTCTACGGCCAGCAGACTGGTCCGAGGTCACCGAGAAGTATTCGAGCATCTGGAACGGGAGTTTTCCTCCTGGCTAAGAGTTCCGGCCTCCCTTTTTTTCTCCAACGGGTATTCGGCGAATTTGGGGACTCTGTCCTGTATCTGTGATCCTTCCTACGTCGTATTTGCCGATCGAAAGAATCATGCTTCTTTAATGGACGGAATCCGGCTTTCCGGTGCAAAAAAGGTCTACTTCCGGCATCTGGATCTTTTGCATTTGGAAGAGCTGCTGGAAAAGCATTCCGGTTCCAGAAATAAAATCATCGTATCCGAAACCGTTTTCAGCATGGATGGCGATGTCGCTCCGATTTCCGATTTGCTGCGTTTGAAGGAAAAACACGGCGCCTTATTGTACCTGGACGAGGCGCATGCCATCGGTGTTTTCGGGCCCGAGGGGTCCGGTTGCGCTCTAGACCAATTGTCGGAAGCGGAAATAGGGAAGGTCGATTTTCGGATGTCTACCTTCGGCAAGGCATTGGGATTAGAGGGTGCGATGGTGTCCTGTTCGGAGGAGGCGAGACGCTATTTACTGCATTGCGCTCGTACTTTTGTTTTCTCCACCGGGTCCTTACCCGCAATCGCCCACGCAGGATTAGCCGCGATCAGACTTGCGCGATCCATGGAAGAGGAGCGCAGGCGGATCTTGGAGTTTGCCGGAATTTTGCGGGAAGCGATCGGATCGGCAGGTTATTCTTTCGGGGATTCGGTTACTCAGATCGTCCCGATTCTTTTAAGCGACGAATCCCACTCGCTAGAACTGGCGGAAAGGTTTCTCCGGTTCGGTTTTCAGGCCAAGGCGATCCGACCTCCGACGGTGGATGTTTCCAGAATTCGAGTCTCCGTGAACGCAAAATTACGGAAGGCGGACCTCGACCTCTTTATCGGAATTCTTAAGGGGAGATAA
- a CDS encoding malate dehydrogenase → MSNTVKVAVTGAAGQIGYSLLFRIASGQMFGADTPVEIQMLELEAALPAAKGVIMELEDCAFPLLQKVSVSSDLDIAFKNVNWALLVGSVPRKAGMERGDLLKINGGIFVNQGKALEKNASSDVKILVVGNPCNTNCLIAMNNAKGIPSDRWFAMTKLDENRAKSQLASKAGVPVKDVTNLGIWGNHSSTQYPDFYNAKIGGKVATDVIKDHDWLKGDFIKNVQQRGAEIIKARGASSAASAANGVVDTVRQIITPTPAGDWFSVAVTSDGSYGADSGLIFGFPVKSDGKKVEIVKNLELNDFAKEKFKITHDELKSEREEVKGML, encoded by the coding sequence ATGAGCAACACAGTCAAGGTCGCAGTTACCGGTGCCGCAGGGCAGATCGGTTATTCCCTTCTTTTTCGAATCGCTTCGGGACAAATGTTCGGAGCAGATACTCCGGTGGAAATCCAGATGTTGGAATTGGAAGCGGCTCTGCCGGCGGCCAAAGGTGTGATCATGGAATTGGAAGATTGTGCTTTCCCTTTACTGCAAAAAGTCAGCGTTTCTTCGGATCTGGATATCGCGTTTAAAAACGTGAATTGGGCTCTCTTGGTAGGTTCCGTTCCTAGAAAAGCGGGAATGGAAAGGGGAGACCTTTTGAAAATCAACGGCGGAATTTTCGTGAACCAAGGAAAGGCATTGGAGAAGAATGCATCTTCCGATGTGAAGATCCTCGTCGTCGGAAACCCTTGCAATACGAACTGTCTGATCGCTATGAATAACGCGAAAGGAATTCCTTCGGATCGTTGGTTTGCGATGACTAAATTGGACGAGAACCGCGCCAAGTCTCAGTTGGCTTCCAAAGCAGGAGTTCCCGTAAAGGACGTGACGAACCTAGGAATCTGGGGAAACCACTCGTCTACCCAGTATCCGGATTTTTATAACGCAAAAATCGGCGGAAAGGTCGCTACCGACGTGATCAAGGACCATGATTGGCTCAAAGGCGACTTTATTAAGAACGTACAGCAGAGGGGTGCGGAAATTATCAAAGCCCGCGGAGCGTCTTCTGCGGCGTCCGCTGCGAACGGAGTCGTAGATACTGTCCGACAAATCATCACTCCTACTCCTGCAGGAGATTGGTTCAGTGTGGCGGTGACTTCCGACGGTTCTTACGGCGCGGATTCCGGATTGATCTTCGGGTTTCCTGTGAAGTCCGACGGTAAGAAAGTGGAAATCGTTAAAAATCTGGAATTGAACGATTTTGCAAAAGAGAAGTTCAAGATCACTCATGACGAACTAAAATCCGAGCGGGAAGAAGTAAAAGGAATGCTTTAA
- a CDS encoding DsbA family protein, protein MSEESTPRFATLFSTLNKTTVLAGVFGVYVLLTVYPVYKFFSPEQYVKIGHRYYTLNDVKESSPSVYRKYASDNNDRIYRLFSQYANDKVLELEAKERGVSVEALTKFAANYEPTEEEKVATYNQYKDNIPALKGKSYQQVQGDISSFLKRVKEDEERQSFYQQLRSKYDIDIRVQELPPPAKIEVATGNNPSIGPADAKVTIVEFSDFECPYCKRSQDVTKQLREKYQGKIRWVFRDFPLPFHQNAMFAHVAANCAIPQGKYWNYFSQLFENSGNLERQNVISLAQKSGLNMPEFQKCIADESKQKQEIEADIAEGQKYGVNGTPAFFINGIMVEGAQPIESFTKIIDQELKN, encoded by the coding sequence ATGTCGGAAGAGAGTACTCCCCGGTTTGCCACCCTTTTTTCTACGCTGAACAAAACGACCGTACTCGCGGGAGTCTTCGGAGTTTATGTCCTTCTTACCGTATATCCTGTATATAAATTTTTCTCACCCGAGCAGTACGTTAAGATTGGGCACCGCTATTATACGTTAAACGACGTGAAAGAATCCAGTCCTTCCGTTTATCGAAAATACGCCTCGGACAATAACGATAGAATTTACAGACTGTTTTCGCAATACGCGAACGATAAGGTGCTCGAACTGGAAGCGAAGGAAAGAGGGGTTTCCGTGGAAGCGCTGACTAAGTTTGCGGCGAATTACGAGCCCACGGAAGAGGAAAAAGTCGCCACTTATAACCAGTACAAAGACAATATCCCCGCTCTAAAGGGAAAGTCCTACCAGCAAGTCCAAGGAGATATTTCCAGTTTCCTCAAAAGGGTCAAAGAGGACGAAGAACGTCAGTCGTTCTACCAGCAACTCAGAAGCAAATACGATATAGACATTCGAGTACAGGAACTTCCCCCTCCGGCTAAAATAGAAGTGGCGACCGGAAACAACCCTTCCATTGGTCCCGCCGATGCAAAAGTGACGATCGTGGAATTTTCCGATTTTGAATGTCCCTACTGCAAAAGAAGCCAGGATGTTACCAAGCAGCTAAGGGAAAAATACCAAGGCAAAATCCGCTGGGTATTCCGCGACTTTCCTTTGCCCTTTCACCAGAACGCAATGTTTGCGCATGTGGCCGCCAACTGTGCGATTCCTCAAGGGAAATATTGGAATTATTTCTCCCAATTATTCGAGAACAGCGGAAATCTGGAGAGGCAAAACGTGATTTCCTTAGCTCAAAAGAGCGGATTAAATATGCCCGAGTTCCAGAAGTGTATCGCGGACGAATCCAAACAGAAACAGGAAATCGAAGCGGATATAGCAGAGGGACAAAAATACGGGGTCAACGGAACTCCGGCATTTTTCATCAACGGGATCATGGTGGAAGGAGCCCAACCCATCGAGTCGTTTACGAAAATCATCGATCAAGAGTTGAAGAATTAA